In the Corynebacterium jeikeium genome, GAGAGATCGACGCGGATGTCGAGCGACATGACGCAACGATCCTGAATAACCTCAATAACGCTCTGGCTCCGGGCGACACGCTGTGGGTTCTAGGCGATATCTCTTCCGGATGGGGGCCACAGGAAGAGCGAGCGCTGGATCTGCTGGCCCAAACCTTTTCCGGCCTGGACGTCACCGTTCACTTGATCGCCGGTAACCACGACACCTGCCACCCGCTGCACGCCGACAGTGCCGAACGGCAGCGCAGATTTCTGGAGGTTTTCGATTCCGTGCAGCCCTACCAGTGCGTCGTTCCGTGGGATCCGGACGGCGACGGGGTGGCCGATAACGAAGACCTAGCCAAGAAGGCCGATACCGAGGTCGCCTGGCTGTGCCACTTCCCGCGCCCTGGTCAGGATCATGAGGGTATGGAGTCTCGCTACGACTCTCTACGCCTGGACGTGCCATACGTCATTCATGGCCACCTGCATTCCGCGTCGCCGATGACCGGTCCTGGTCAGGTCGATGTCGGAGTGGATGCTTGGGGGCTGCACCCGGCTCCTTATGAGGAGGTTATGGAGCTGCTTTACCGCGACGCATAGTGCTCAATGCAGGTGCGTAAGTACCTATCTATGTATATTTATGCTGTGCATGGTGACGCCTACTTCTCGGCGCACGACAACCTGAATAAACGGGACTTGAGGTTATGACGTTCAACTTTTCCCAGTACACCTACCGCCCGCGGCATGCGGCTAAGGATTCACGCTCTGCCGCGAAGGGCATTGCAACTGCGGCTCTGACGGCCTCCATTGGTGTGGCAGGGTTTGCCGCTCCGGCGAATGCTGCGCCTGCAGGGCCACCCGCCGGCTCGCAGCTTCCGCCGTTGCCACAGGTTCAACTGCCCCCGGCGCCGCAGCTCCCACCTTTGCCTCCGGTTCCGCAGGCCGTGGAGGATGCGCTGAACCAGCTGGGAATGTCCGCCAACCAGATCCCGGGTTCCTCCGCCCCGCAGCGACCGGCGCCGCACCGGCCGGCACCGAACAACGGCTACAAGGTGCGCACGATCCACAACGTGCCTGCCCGTACCTCGATGGCCGTGGTGACTAACAATGGTATTGCCAAGACTCCAAACGCTGACGAAGCCCGCCCGGGTCTGTCCATCGTGAAGCTCTACATGGCGGATTACGTACTGCGTTACGGTGACCACAGCAACTCGGACCGCTACCTAACAGAGCGCATGATTCGCTTCTCAGACGACGGCGCTGCCTCCAAGATCAACCGCAAGTACCCGCGAGCCATCAGCACTATCGCCCGCGAGTACGGCCTGCGTAACACCCGAGCTGCTGCACACTGGGGTAACTCCT is a window encoding:
- a CDS encoding metallophosphoesterase, coding for MNQPRTWFTSDLHLGHPFVAELRGYGSSGEIDADVERHDATILNNLNNALAPGDTLWVLGDISSGWGPQEERALDLLAQTFSGLDVTVHLIAGNHDTCHPLHADSAERQRRFLEVFDSVQPYQCVVPWDPDGDGVADNEDLAKKADTEVAWLCHFPRPGQDHEGMESRYDSLRLDVPYVIHGHLHSASPMTGPGQVDVGVDAWGLHPAPYEEVMELLYRDA